CTGGCGATTCGCAAGATCGACCCGTGGGCCGTGTTCAAGTTCTCACTGGTGTTTTACTTCTGCATGCTGATTATCTTGATGCTCGCCACAGGGGTGATCTTCACCGCGCTGAAGGGTTTTGGCGTTATCGGCAACATCGAGCAACTGATGCAGGACCTCGAGTTCGATGTGACCATCAGCGGCGGACTGATCTTCCGGTGGTTCTTCTTGATCGGGGTGGCCGGCACCATGGTCGCGAGTGCCATCACGACCTTCATGGCCTTCCTCTACAACTTGATTGCCGACGTCGTCGGCGGGATCGAACTGCTCGTCACGGAACGCGAGTAGGAAGGCAAGCCGGGCAAGTGGTAGCCTTGCCCGTCGCGGGCGTGTAGCTCAGGCGGTTAGAGCGCAGCTCTGATAAAGCTGAGGTCGCTGGTTCGAGTCCAGCCACGCCCACCATCATCCCCGCGATCGCCTCCCCGCGATCGCCTCGTTTCCACCGCCGACCGAAGCCCTTCGCGGCGTGCGCCGTTCATTCTGGTGTCGGTTTGGCGACACCGGCGACGTTGAACCCACACCAAAACGGT
This Actinomycetota bacterium DNA region includes the following protein-coding sequences:
- a CDS encoding DUF3566 domain-containing protein, encoding WDRAPAPPAAPAPATPPARSGQTASPAQARGQTPAVTVRRLRRGRLAIRKIDPWAVFKFSLVFYFCMLIILMLATGVIFTALKGFGVIGNIEQLMQDLEFDVTISGGLIFRWFFLIGVAGTMVASAITTFMAFLYNLIADVVGGIELLVTERE